Proteins encoded in a region of the Zea mays cultivar B73 chromosome 2, Zm-B73-REFERENCE-NAM-5.0, whole genome shotgun sequence genome:
- the LOC100193022 gene encoding grx_S16-glutaredoxin subgroup II — MAMASTATAAASLRLAFPLLSSPASSSSSSNTLRFPLRRRSAARPIAVTAFKKLSEASPVPIPQEPTEPLLVDEDALPPKAGVYGVYDPAGELQFVGISRNVRASIEGHRRKVPANLCASVKVAVSDEETPDRSALNNAWKSWMQEHIAATGKAPPGNVAGNNTWVGGPQRPPDLRLTPGRHVQLTVPLEQLIHRLVKENRVVAFIKGSRSAPQCGFSQRVVGILEGHGVDFVTVDVLDEEHNHGLRETLKAYSSWPTFPQVFVGGELVGGCDIVSSMAEKGELAALLIQK; from the exons ATGGCCATGGCTTCCACCGCCACCGCTGCTGCTTCTCTCCGCCTCGCCTTCCCTCTCCTCTCCTCGCCGGCTTCCTCCTCCTCGTCCTCTAATACCCTTCGCTTCCCTCTCCGCCGCCGCAGCGCCGCCCGCCCCATCGCCGTCACCGCCTTCAAGAAGCTCTCCGAGGCGTCCCCCGTGCCCATCCCTCAGGAGCCCACCGAGCCCCTCCTGGTCGACGAGGACGCTCTGCCCCCAAAGGCCGGGGTCTACGGCGTCTACGACCCCGCCGGCGAGCTGCAGTTCGTCGGGATTTCGCGCAACGTCAGGGCCAGCATCGAGGGCCACCGCCGGAAGGTCCCCGCCAACCTCTGCGCCTCCGTCAAG GTCGCGGTATCAGATGAGGAGACACCAGATCGATCTGCCCTTAACAACGCCTGGAAATCATGGATGCAAGAACACATAGCGGCCACCGGCAAGGCGCCACCAGGGAATGTTGCAGGAAACAACACCTGGGTTGGTGGCCCCCAGCGGCCTCCAGACCTGCGGCTGACGCCCGGACGCCACGTCCAGCTGACGGTTCCGCTGGAGCAGCTGATACACCGGCTGGTGAAGGAGAACAGAGTGGTAGCCTTCATCAAGGGGTCAAGGAGCGCTCCCCAGTGTGGGTTCTCGCAGAGGGTGGTGGGCATCCTGGAAGGGCACGGCGTGGATTTCGTAACCGTCGACGTGCTCGACGAGGAGCACAACCACGGGCTGAGAGAAACCCTCAAGGCGTACAGCAGCTGGCCGACGTTCCCTCAGGTCTTCGTTGGAGGGGAGCTCGTGGGCGGCTGCGATATCGTTTCGTCCATGGCTGAAAAGGGGGAGCTTGCTGCCCTACTAATTCAGAAATGA